One Chryseobacterium sp. StRB126 genomic region harbors:
- a CDS encoding putative glycolipid-binding domain-containing protein, with product MKTLIWQGIAFQSLEYFNLKKNGKASVVTSKIIGCYENNMYTVEYRLIIDPDWNIQEFTIESEINTVKNILTGKKYQDEWKINNIINPDFKDFSFIDISLTPFTNTLPINNLKLAENDTQKIKVIYIDVLSNIVKPVTQQYTRIAPYTYHYDNLQTDFKSDIVVDENGLVVNYPKLFDKIAEI from the coding sequence ATGAAAACATTGATCTGGCAAGGAATTGCTTTTCAATCACTGGAATATTTCAACCTTAAAAAAAACGGAAAAGCTTCAGTTGTAACATCCAAAATTATTGGCTGTTATGAAAATAACATGTATACTGTAGAATATCGGTTAATCATTGATCCTGATTGGAATATTCAGGAATTTACGATTGAATCTGAAATCAATACGGTTAAAAATATACTCACAGGAAAAAAATATCAGGATGAATGGAAAATCAACAATATAATTAACCCTGATTTTAAAGACTTTAGCTTTATTGATATTTCTTTAACTCCTTTCACCAATACTTTACCTATTAACAATCTAAAGCTGGCTGAAAATGATACTCAGAAAATTAAGGTGATTTATATTGATGTTTTAAGTAATATTGTAAAACCAGTTACTCAGCAATACACCAGAATTGCTCCTTACACTTACCATTATGACAATCTGCAGACCGATTTTAAATCGGATATTGTAGTGGACGAGAATGGTTTGGTTGTTAATTATCCTAAGCTATTTGATAAAATTGCTGAAATTTAA
- a CDS encoding DUF1963 domain-containing protein, whose amino-acid sequence MDNRIREIKDQIERPATEFFTGGFRPLNVLEESWIGRVFTYAENEEIPLDRNGDPMMPLIQLYLPNQPFVPDLIKDKKLITVFISQDFPETFEKMGDNWLIREYDNLEDIIIKDLQSPVSYLKPFPLRSQLYTKDAPLWDGGGIEDIDYNLISEILTLEREGLFDSYFQIINHCYSTKLGGYPSFCQPGIGFKDGFGEGFEFVFQISSDGKANLNVIDSGSLMFAKNKETAEWSLYYDFY is encoded by the coding sequence ATGGATAACAGAATTAGGGAAATAAAAGATCAGATAGAAAGACCAGCTACAGAGTTTTTTACCGGCGGATTCAGGCCTCTGAATGTTTTGGAAGAATCATGGATCGGACGCGTATTTACTTATGCTGAAAACGAAGAGATTCCTTTGGATAGAAATGGGGATCCGATGATGCCACTCATCCAGCTTTATCTCCCTAACCAACCCTTTGTACCAGACCTGATAAAGGATAAAAAACTGATTACTGTATTTATTTCTCAGGATTTCCCGGAAACTTTTGAAAAAATGGGCGACAACTGGCTTATCAGAGAATATGATAATCTGGAAGATATCATCATCAAAGATTTACAAAGCCCTGTTTCCTATTTAAAACCATTCCCTTTACGCTCTCAGCTATACACTAAAGACGCGCCTTTATGGGATGGCGGCGGAATTGAAGATATTGATTATAACTTAATTTCTGAAATCCTTACCCTTGAAAGAGAAGGACTTTTCGACAGCTATTTTCAAATTATTAATCACTGTTACAGCACTAAACTGGGTGGTTATCCATCATTCTGCCAACCCGGTATTGGATTTAAAGACGGCTTTGGAGAAGGTTTTGAGTTTGTTTTTCAGATTTCTTCAGATGGTAAGGCTAACTTGAATGTGATTGACAGTGGCAGTCTCATGTTTGCAAAGAATAAGGAGACTGCGGAGTGGAGTTTATATTATGACTTTTATTGA
- a CDS encoding O-methyltransferase, translating into MKTDFFLEIDHYISDLLAPEDQVLKDTITSLDTEGLPQHSVSANQGKFLQVMMMACNAKKVLELGTLGGYSTIWLARALPEEGKIITIEVDQHHGKVAQQNIENAGLSDKVEFRIGKALDILPQMVKDDNEKFDMIFIDADKPPYTKYFKYALQLSRPGTIIILDNVIREGKILDANSQDEKVQGVQRLNKLLSTTENVTTTILQTVGAKEHDGMAIAVVNRVD; encoded by the coding sequence ATGAAAACAGATTTTTTTTTAGAAATTGACCATTACATCAGTGATTTACTTGCTCCTGAAGATCAAGTACTAAAAGATACGATTACATCTCTCGACACAGAAGGTCTACCTCAACACAGTGTCTCTGCTAATCAAGGAAAATTTCTACAGGTAATGATGATGGCATGTAACGCAAAAAAAGTTTTGGAACTGGGAACTTTAGGGGGCTACAGTACAATCTGGCTGGCCCGTGCCTTACCAGAAGAAGGTAAAATCATTACAATAGAAGTAGATCAGCATCATGGAAAAGTTGCTCAACAAAACATTGAAAATGCAGGACTTTCAGACAAAGTAGAGTTTAGAATTGGTAAAGCATTGGATATTTTGCCTCAAATGGTAAAGGACGACAATGAAAAATTTGATATGATTTTTATTGATGCAGATAAACCTCCTTACACAAAATATTTCAAATATGCCCTTCAATTATCACGTCCCGGAACAATTATTATATTGGATAATGTAATCAGGGAAGGAAAGATTCTCGATGCCAATAGCCAGGATGAGAAAGTACAGGGAGTTCAAAGATTAAATAAATTATTAAGTACCACTGAAAACGTCACAACCACAATTCTTCAGACCGTTGGAGCGAAAGAACATGATGGGATGGCTATTGCTGTGGTTAATAGGGTTGATTGA
- a CDS encoding TIGR04141 family sporadically distributed protein — translation MRKDITKKLAIFLIKDKFKNYNNLIKSNDVIRYKLKNSLEEDGIIIIGKEKSTEPEWKALLESVCEDDIPRLNNTSNKAVLFFKKNNRIFAICFGYGKSLLKDECIEREFGLKTALNIIDADKLISVDKANIGDLNLLTKTQASKKGSPSHFEIDILRDLIKGVTGEPKIVKENLYGNIITGNDGIHISPRIRMSKVPNILKSLYSSYVSNEYKERFDWIDNIKPEKDPIIIEKLRDNLISSLNIKDDTIHLAPPYLIDWEKFEYLSYTPKGEKFTEFDIANFYTYKFKDHFEFENWEKLVNQNIYIKFTTEDIFHNKLWHFINYETEFNGFKYIFTSSNWYRISKNYYEDIYNYCSQIEESESHFIDCLKSLRAKTKSQYDEGIYNEELAMSNKNYILFDKKLIKSDISRSQIEVCDVFNKSNKELIHIKIRESSSTLSHLFSQGKVSSNSLQKDKIFRKNIRKFLKENRELIPLEDKDFKTDNYTITYAIIVSKNKNFVDSLPFFSLVNFRLTLEELINRGFHVRVKTILKK, via the coding sequence ATGAGAAAAGATATAACTAAGAAACTAGCTATATTCTTAATAAAGGATAAATTCAAAAATTATAATAATCTTATAAAATCTAATGATGTTATAAGATATAAATTAAAAAACAGCCTTGAAGAAGATGGAATTATAATTATTGGAAAAGAAAAGTCAACTGAACCTGAATGGAAAGCGTTATTAGAGTCAGTATGTGAAGACGATATTCCCAGACTTAATAATACATCGAACAAAGCCGTATTATTTTTTAAAAAAAATAATAGAATATTTGCCATTTGTTTTGGTTATGGTAAATCATTGTTGAAAGATGAATGCATTGAAAGAGAATTTGGGTTGAAAACAGCATTAAATATAATTGATGCTGATAAATTAATAAGTGTTGATAAAGCTAATATTGGTGACTTAAATCTTCTTACAAAAACTCAAGCTTCAAAAAAGGGAAGCCCATCTCATTTTGAAATTGATATATTACGAGACCTAATTAAGGGTGTTACTGGTGAGCCAAAAATTGTTAAAGAAAATTTATATGGAAATATTATCACAGGAAATGATGGTATACATATTTCTCCTAGAATTAGAATGTCCAAAGTTCCCAATATTTTAAAAAGCCTATATAGTTCCTATGTATCAAATGAATATAAAGAGAGGTTTGATTGGATTGATAATATTAAACCTGAAAAAGATCCGATTATCATTGAAAAGTTAAGAGATAATTTAATAAGTTCTTTAAATATTAAAGATGATACCATACACTTAGCTCCTCCGTACCTTATAGATTGGGAAAAATTTGAATACTTATCATATACTCCTAAAGGAGAAAAGTTTACAGAGTTTGATATAGCCAATTTTTATACTTATAAATTTAAAGATCATTTTGAATTTGAGAACTGGGAAAAACTAGTTAATCAAAACATTTACATTAAATTTACAACCGAAGATATATTTCATAATAAACTTTGGCACTTTATAAATTATGAAACTGAATTCAATGGATTTAAATATATTTTCACTTCTTCAAATTGGTATAGAATAAGTAAAAATTATTATGAAGATATTTATAATTATTGTTCACAAATTGAAGAATCAGAATCCCATTTTATAGATTGTTTAAAAAGTTTAAGGGCAAAAACTAAAAGCCAATATGATGAAGGAATTTATAATGAAGAATTAGCTATGTCCAATAAAAATTATATCCTTTTTGATAAAAAATTAATAAAATCTGATATAAGTAGATCTCAAATTGAAGTATGTGATGTTTTTAATAAATCAAATAAAGAACTTATTCATATTAAAATCAGAGAAAGCTCCTCTACTTTAAGTCATTTATTTTCTCAAGGCAAAGTCTCTTCTAATTCATTGCAAAAAGATAAAATATTTAGAAAAAATATAAGGAAGTTTTTGAAAGAAAATAGAGAATTGATTCCTCTTGAAGACAAAGATTTTAAAACGGATAACTACACAATAACTTATGCTATAATAGTCAGTAAAAATAAAAATTTTGTTGACTCATTACCTTTTTTTAGCTTGGTTAATTTTAGATTAACTTTAGAGGAATTAATAAATAGGGGGTTTCATGTAAGAGTTAAAACAATTTTGAAAAAATAA
- a CDS encoding malate dehydrogenase gives MKVTVVGAGAVGASCAEYIAMKNFCSEVVLVDIKEGFAEGKAMDLMQTASLNGFDTKITGTTGDYSKTAGSHVAVITSGIPRKPGMTREELIGINAGIVKEVTENLVKHSPEVIIIVVSNPMDTMAYLVHKTSGLPKHKIIGMGGALDSARFKYRLAEALEAPISDVDGMVIAAHSDTGMLPLLSKATRNGVPVTEFLSEDQQKYVIEETKVGGATLTKLLGTSAWYAPGAAVSVMVQAIACDQKKMIPCSLMLEGEYGQNDICLGVPAIIGANGVESIVNVTLTAEEQLKFAEAANAVREVNGDLKF, from the coding sequence ATGAAAGTAACTGTAGTAGGTGCAGGCGCTGTAGGAGCAAGCTGTGCAGAATACATCGCGATGAAGAACTTCTGTTCAGAAGTAGTTTTGGTAGATATTAAAGAAGGGTTTGCTGAAGGTAAGGCAATGGATTTGATGCAAACAGCGTCGCTTAACGGATTCGATACAAAAATTACCGGAACAACAGGAGATTACAGTAAAACTGCAGGTTCGCATGTAGCAGTAATTACTTCAGGGATTCCTAGAAAACCTGGAATGACAAGAGAAGAATTGATTGGTATCAATGCTGGTATCGTGAAAGAAGTTACTGAAAACTTAGTAAAACATTCTCCAGAAGTAATTATTATCGTAGTTTCTAACCCAATGGATACTATGGCTTATTTGGTACACAAAACTTCAGGTCTTCCTAAGCACAAAATCATCGGAATGGGTGGTGCATTAGACTCTGCAAGATTTAAATACAGATTGGCTGAAGCATTAGAAGCACCAATTTCTGATGTTGACGGTATGGTAATCGCTGCTCACAGTGATACAGGAATGCTTCCATTATTGAGCAAAGCTACAAGAAATGGAGTTCCAGTGACTGAGTTCTTAAGTGAAGATCAACAAAAATATGTTATTGAAGAAACTAAAGTAGGAGGTGCTACTCTTACTAAATTATTAGGAACTTCTGCTTGGTATGCGCCAGGTGCAGCTGTTTCTGTAATGGTTCAGGCAATTGCTTGCGACCAAAAGAAAATGATCCCTTGTTCATTAATGCTTGAAGGAGAATACGGTCAAAATGATATCTGCTTAGGTGTTCCTGCTATCATCGGAGCAAACGGAGTAGAATCAATTGTAAATGTAACATTAACTGCTGAAGAGCAATTGAAATTCGCTGAAGCTGCTAATGCAGTAAGAGAAGTGAATGGAGATCTTAAATTCTAA
- a CDS encoding biliverdin-producing heme oxygenase, with protein MVSEYLKQNTADYHDAAEKLFNSEKIFNKTFTLEDYKKIIHTNYLMLLHSEDKIFNSLFDKYADKLQLAERKKLPLIEKDLASLSLENQSASHSLEFENEHEALGAMYVIEGSTLGGNVITKQLSKTEGFDAVTFNFFGCYQENTGPMWKNFKEVLDTEVAEEKYDEVLSGAKKLYSFLLNVN; from the coding sequence ATGGTATCAGAATATCTTAAACAAAACACAGCAGACTATCACGATGCAGCGGAAAAACTTTTTAATTCTGAAAAGATTTTTAATAAAACCTTCACTTTAGAAGATTATAAAAAGATCATCCATACCAACTATCTGATGCTTCTTCACAGTGAAGATAAAATATTCAACAGTCTTTTTGATAAGTATGCTGATAAACTTCAGCTTGCGGAAAGAAAGAAACTTCCTCTTATCGAAAAGGATCTTGCAAGCCTTTCTCTGGAAAATCAATCAGCATCCCACTCCCTTGAATTTGAAAATGAACATGAAGCTTTAGGAGCAATGTATGTGATTGAAGGTTCTACGCTGGGCGGAAATGTGATTACTAAACAGCTTTCTAAAACAGAAGGTTTTGATGCAGTGACTTTTAACTTTTTCGGATGTTATCAGGAGAATACAGGACCGATGTGGAAGAATTTTAAGGAGGTTCTGGATACTGAAGTGGCAGAGGAAAAGTATGATGAAGTGCTGTCTGGAGCGAAAAAGCTGTATAGTTTTTTACTGAATGTCAACTAA
- a CDS encoding ATP-binding protein gives MIDRLMNYMNLVECHEEPIHIPGSIQSFGYLIGIDAESRSITFFSRNISDIFKIGNQDGLFDRKLTDFPESFQNIIDSDIYTSLDRFTRRENETYFDKIFIDEKEYHFSVFRSGGYIFLEFEEVLINPDKRISNKYDNFYVIDDEQELWNHLLETLSKVVNYDRTMVYKFMMDGSGKVIAEKKNEEMESFLGLHYPESDIPKQAQELYLKKRKRIFSNVYANPVPIISKTLKDIDLSLSASRAMSPVHGQYLKNSGVSSSFSVSIIIDNHLWGLVTCQNVEPKHIDLEDRVQAGIFTALAANAYSSFKSKNELNYRLELNERISHLKTGFLKHNNLFDSLRESKTEIMNLPEADGLAIVSDENIITEGATPELDCISRIVNWALENTLDRIYVNRSFLKNHGKELELSENAAGIIIYFIERDKNEMLIWFRKEFDEHIDWAGNPEKKIGVFSQNGEDRQMISPRTSFRIFTENIKGHSKRWNSRNVSAVQAVRDLILETSHKNYNAIKRLNDELKKVNEELDSFSYTISHDLGTPLTVMKLNAQMLLGNLTDGSEKSKTKINTIIEEIDSMAEMMKDVLQLSRAKHSEIQLETLKTGHIIQKISDNAKITYGSPESEITIKECPDVLADKTMLHQVFLNIINNAVKYSSHKEQPKVEIEGTEDGQTIVYRISDNGIGIPEEEKHKMFKIFNRMDNAKKFKGNGVGLSIVHRIMKRIGGNIDYKSNKDGTSFILTFKKPYI, from the coding sequence TTGATTGATAGACTGATGAATTATATGAATCTTGTAGAATGTCACGAAGAACCTATCCATATTCCAGGCTCTATACAAAGTTTTGGTTATCTGATTGGCATTGATGCGGAATCCCGTTCCATTACTTTTTTCAGCAGGAATATATCGGATATTTTTAAAATTGGAAACCAGGATGGGTTATTCGACAGAAAGCTTACGGACTTTCCTGAAAGTTTTCAGAATATTATTGATTCGGATATTTATACCTCGCTGGATCGCTTTACTAGGCGTGAAAATGAGACGTATTTTGATAAAATCTTTATTGATGAAAAAGAATATCACTTCTCTGTTTTCAGAAGTGGTGGGTATATTTTCCTTGAATTTGAAGAGGTCCTGATTAATCCTGATAAACGGATCTCCAATAAATATGATAATTTTTATGTGATTGATGATGAACAGGAGCTTTGGAATCATCTTCTGGAAACGCTTTCTAAAGTGGTAAATTATGACCGCACCATGGTCTATAAATTTATGATGGACGGCTCCGGAAAGGTAATTGCTGAAAAGAAAAATGAAGAGATGGAAAGTTTTCTCGGACTTCATTATCCTGAATCTGATATTCCGAAACAGGCACAGGAACTTTATCTTAAAAAAAGGAAAAGAATCTTCAGTAATGTCTATGCAAATCCGGTTCCTATCATAAGTAAAACTCTTAAGGATATTGATCTGAGTCTTTCCGCGTCGCGGGCTATGTCTCCTGTTCATGGGCAGTATCTTAAAAATTCCGGAGTTTCTTCCAGTTTTAGTGTGTCCATTATTATTGATAATCATCTTTGGGGGTTAGTAACCTGTCAGAATGTGGAACCTAAGCATATAGACCTCGAAGATAGGGTGCAGGCCGGAATTTTCACAGCATTGGCTGCCAATGCCTATTCTTCTTTTAAATCAAAAAATGAACTGAATTACCGTCTGGAACTGAATGAAAGAATTTCTCATCTTAAAACGGGATTTTTAAAGCATAATAATCTGTTTGATTCTTTACGGGAGAGCAAAACTGAAATAATGAATTTGCCGGAAGCAGATGGCCTTGCCATTGTATCCGATGAAAATATAATCACTGAAGGAGCAACTCCAGAACTGGATTGCATCAGCAGAATTGTAAACTGGGCTTTGGAAAATACACTTGACAGAATTTATGTCAATCGAAGTTTTCTTAAAAACCACGGGAAAGAACTGGAGTTGTCTGAAAATGCTGCAGGAATTATCATTTATTTCATTGAAAGGGATAAAAATGAGATGTTGATCTGGTTCCGTAAAGAATTTGATGAACATATTGACTGGGCGGGAAATCCGGAAAAGAAAATAGGTGTATTTTCTCAAAATGGAGAAGACAGACAAATGATTTCTCCAAGAACTTCGTTCCGTATTTTTACAGAAAATATTAAAGGGCATTCCAAACGATGGAATTCCAGAAATGTGAGCGCTGTACAGGCGGTAAGGGACCTTATTTTAGAAACGTCTCATAAGAATTATAATGCCATCAAAAGGCTTAATGATGAACTGAAAAAGGTGAATGAAGAACTCGACAGCTTTTCCTACACCATTTCTCACGATCTTGGAACTCCTTTAACAGTGATGAAATTGAATGCACAAATGCTTTTGGGAAATCTTACGGATGGTTCTGAAAAGAGTAAGACAAAAATCAATACCATTATTGAGGAAATTGACAGCATGGCTGAAATGATGAAGGATGTCCTGCAGCTTAGCCGGGCAAAGCATAGCGAAATACAGCTTGAAACCCTGAAAACGGGTCACATCATTCAAAAGATCTCTGATAATGCAAAAATCACTTACGGAAGTCCGGAAAGTGAAATTACCATTAAGGAGTGTCCGGATGTTTTGGCAGATAAAACAATGCTTCATCAGGTGTTTCTGAATATCATCAATAATGCAGTAAAATATTCTTCTCATAAAGAGCAGCCTAAGGTAGAAATTGAAGGAACGGAAGATGGGCAAACCATTGTATACAGGATTTCTGACAACGGAATTGGTATTCCTGAGGAGGAAAAACATAAGATGTTTAAAATCTTCAACAGAATGGATAACGCAAAGAAATTCAAAGGAAACGGAGTAGGACTTTCCATTGTACATCGTATTATGAAAAGGATAGGCGGAAATATAGATTATAAGAGCAATAAAGATGGTACATCATTTATTTTAACGTTCAAAAAACCTTACATTTGA
- a CDS encoding linear amide C-N hydrolase, whose amino-acid sequence MKKFPLILCSLTLSIGLWNPSEACTRVVYKGLQNTILTARSMDWRDEIPANIWVFPKGIDRNGQTGPKSVKWTSKYGSVISSTWDIASADGMNEKGLVANMLWLGESQYPKFDPKGGKKGLAISLWAQYYLDNFSTVKEAVEFSRKEPFVVVSDNIPGTERFTTIHLSLSDASGDNAVLEYINGKLVIHHDPSYTVMTNSPIFDEQLALNNYWKGIPGTVMLPGTNRAADRFVRASYYIDAIPKTADTRTAVASVFSVIRNCSVPYGISSPTEPNISSTRWRSVSDQKNLVYYFETVFTPNTFWVDLKDFDLSTKGKVMKLDLSNYQTYHGKSNTDFKETPSFKFLGLE is encoded by the coding sequence ATGAAAAAGTTCCCATTAATTTTATGTTCTCTTACCCTTTCAATAGGATTATGGAATCCGTCTGAAGCGTGTACCCGCGTTGTGTACAAAGGTCTGCAAAATACTATTCTTACAGCCCGTTCTATGGACTGGCGTGATGAGATTCCTGCTAATATCTGGGTTTTCCCTAAAGGAATAGACCGCAATGGCCAAACCGGTCCTAAATCTGTAAAATGGACCTCCAAATACGGAAGCGTTATCAGTTCTACATGGGATATTGCTTCTGCAGATGGAATGAATGAAAAAGGTTTAGTAGCGAATATGCTATGGTTAGGAGAATCTCAATATCCGAAATTTGATCCCAAAGGAGGAAAAAAGGGACTTGCTATCTCTTTATGGGCACAATATTATCTTGACAACTTCTCAACCGTAAAAGAAGCTGTAGAATTTTCAAGAAAAGAACCATTCGTAGTAGTTAGTGATAATATTCCGGGAACAGAAAGATTTACGACCATTCATCTTTCTCTTTCCGATGCTTCAGGAGACAATGCGGTTTTAGAATACATCAATGGGAAACTGGTTATTCATCATGATCCGTCTTACACGGTAATGACCAACTCTCCTATTTTTGATGAGCAGCTTGCTCTTAACAACTACTGGAAAGGGATTCCGGGTACTGTAATGCTGCCGGGAACCAACCGTGCTGCAGACCGCTTTGTAAGAGCTTCTTATTACATTGATGCTATTCCAAAAACTGCTGATACCCGCACTGCTGTAGCCAGCGTATTCAGTGTCATCAGAAACTGCTCCGTACCGTACGGAATTTCTTCACCTACCGAGCCTAATATTTCTTCTACAAGATGGCGTTCTGTTTCGGATCAGAAAAATCTGGTGTATTATTTTGAAACCGTTTTTACGCCAAACACATTCTGGGTAGATCTTAAAGATTTTGATCTGAGTACAAAGGGAAAAGTAATGAAGCTGGATCTGAGCAACTATCAGACGTATCACGGTAAATCAAATACTGATTTCAAAGAAACTCCATCTTTCAAATTCTTAGGCTTAGAATAA
- a CDS encoding porin, with protein sequence MAFFSLKKRSLILCILMGWFSANAQIQDSLQPTPKPQEEDHVKYPQIQIKGLFQARYLVGMSKDVDVNGLHHTDGSGTSNNFMLKYMRVQVKAQISKRTEVVALANLADFKNDPKSKVLENAYLKYTFSPKLAFTVGQFRPWFGIEETYPIDIIKSLDWSNQYSEFGKLGWTSFQIGLSATGQVKLGEIPLQYAVSVVNGNGKNQVNDNDNGKQYSTRLLFGLSKKYNFNVGLNGGIGEVFSKKVYAVGIDLSSMVQFDPRWSLDMQLEAKQATNHVLYNSIAPEVRPDNPDQYLTRGVYFLPNLRYEINHKNLSAFELSCRYEYLDTNFRMASNPRQTITPMVGLEFLKNYGARIQLGVQFDRYKYQVENTNQYNNNLFIVQVQSRF encoded by the coding sequence ATGGCCTTTTTTTCACTAAAAAAGAGAAGCCTGATCCTGTGCATCCTGATGGGATGGTTTTCAGCAAATGCACAGATACAGGATTCTTTACAGCCCACACCCAAACCACAGGAAGAAGATCATGTGAAATATCCACAGATTCAAATCAAAGGGCTTTTTCAGGCGCGCTATCTGGTAGGAATGAGCAAGGATGTTGATGTAAACGGCCTTCATCATACTGACGGATCAGGAACCAGTAACAATTTTATGCTGAAATACATGAGGGTTCAGGTAAAAGCACAGATTAGTAAACGTACGGAAGTTGTTGCGTTGGCCAACCTAGCAGATTTTAAAAATGATCCTAAAAGCAAAGTTCTTGAAAATGCCTATCTGAAATACACCTTCAGTCCCAAGTTGGCATTTACTGTAGGACAATTCAGACCATGGTTCGGCATTGAAGAGACTTATCCTATCGATATTATCAAATCTCTGGACTGGTCTAATCAGTATTCTGAGTTCGGGAAACTAGGCTGGACAAGCTTCCAGATCGGGCTTTCTGCCACAGGACAGGTAAAGCTGGGAGAAATTCCGCTTCAATATGCAGTGTCTGTTGTGAACGGAAACGGAAAAAACCAGGTTAATGATAACGACAACGGAAAACAGTATTCTACCCGCTTACTTTTCGGATTATCCAAGAAATACAATTTCAATGTGGGTCTGAATGGAGGTATCGGTGAAGTTTTCAGCAAAAAAGTATATGCTGTAGGGATTGACCTTAGCTCAATGGTTCAGTTTGATCCAAGATGGAGTCTTGATATGCAATTGGAAGCTAAACAGGCTACCAACCATGTTCTTTACAACTCCATCGCTCCTGAAGTGAGACCTGATAATCCGGATCAATATCTGACTCGCGGGGTTTACTTCCTTCCGAATCTGAGATATGAGATCAACCACAAAAACCTGAGTGCTTTCGAATTGTCTTGCCGATATGAATATCTGGATACTAACTTTAGAATGGCATCCAACCCAAGACAGACCATCACTCCAATGGTAGGACTTGAATTCCTGAAAAATTACGGGGCAAGAATTCAGCTTGGCGTGCAATTCGACCGCTACAAATATCAGGTAGAAAATACCAATCAATACAATAACAACCTGTTCATTGTGCAGGTACAGAGCAGATTTTAA